One part of the Rhodococcus oxybenzonivorans genome encodes these proteins:
- a CDS encoding DUF2505 domain-containing protein, with amino-acid sequence MAKRFEYSEDIGYPVDRVHATLTDPVFWRHRFEEAPEKLTLDESGGPGTLTATMRDSISASSLPGLVRKVVSGELRVERADEWGPLDGNRADGRIRGSSTGIPVRIECASVLRASGEGSVLELIGSVEVKIPLVGGQIESLIKKLVRDMVGQDRDAIEKWLGDS; translated from the coding sequence ATGGCGAAACGCTTCGAATATTCGGAAGACATCGGGTACCCCGTGGACCGCGTCCACGCGACGCTGACCGACCCGGTGTTCTGGCGGCACCGGTTCGAAGAGGCACCAGAGAAGCTGACCCTGGACGAGAGCGGCGGGCCCGGAACCCTGACGGCGACGATGCGCGACAGCATCAGTGCCTCTTCGCTTCCCGGGCTGGTCCGCAAAGTGGTCTCGGGCGAGCTGAGGGTCGAACGCGCCGACGAATGGGGACCTCTCGACGGGAACCGGGCCGACGGACGGATTCGCGGCAGTTCCACCGGCATTCCGGTCCGCATCGAGTGTGCCTCGGTGCTCCGTGCGTCGGGAGAAGGCTCGGTGTTGGAGCTCATCGGGTCGGTCGAGGTGAAGATCCCCCTGGTCGGTGGTCAGATCGAATCACTCATCAAAAAGCTCGTCCGCGACATGGTGGGTCAAGACCGCGATGCCATCGAGAAGTGGCTCGGCGACAGCTGA
- a CDS encoding wax ester/triacylglycerol synthase domain-containing protein has product MADGEPLIPPSAVDVDFSDIAWGADRTMSDFETGMWRMEEVQPKLRSPIVAVDVLDGPPDWDRLVRAHEWASHMVPRIRMRVVEPTLRLGNPMWSVDPEFDLDYHLTRVRLPEPATFDHALRICRRMATEPFDRARPPWSAMLIEGLDDGRAIYVVKTHHSITDGLGGIQLMTLLHSRRPEPSPDKPDRPPPLPERMSGGGAFFEQTLGNVRRAPGRLGGLVRGATRTAITAVTNPIGAVTDVVGYANSIRRVVTPPPATGSPLLRDRGLGRWFGVLEVGVDELRSAAHRAEGSLNDAYIAALLGGFRRYHESFGHDIDTIPVGMPVSLRAASDPTGGNRFAAARFAGPVGEVDPIERIKKVRAIVLGLRQEPALGLLDSAAPILVRMPTVVLANWYLSQSSGLDLQASNVAGVPVPVYLAGARIERMFPFGPAPGCAVMATLVSHVGTCCIGVNLDTAAVTEPARFMMCLQESLDDIVELGRG; this is encoded by the coding sequence ATGGCCGATGGCGAACCGCTGATACCACCGAGTGCCGTCGACGTCGATTTCTCCGACATCGCCTGGGGAGCGGACCGTACAATGTCCGACTTCGAGACCGGGATGTGGCGGATGGAGGAGGTACAACCGAAGCTGCGTTCGCCGATCGTCGCGGTCGATGTACTCGACGGACCGCCGGACTGGGACCGGTTGGTGCGCGCGCACGAGTGGGCCTCACACATGGTGCCCCGGATCCGGATGCGCGTGGTCGAGCCCACGCTGCGGCTGGGTAACCCGATGTGGTCGGTCGACCCGGAATTCGACCTCGACTATCACCTCACCCGGGTGCGACTACCCGAACCCGCGACGTTCGACCACGCCCTGCGGATCTGCCGGCGGATGGCCACCGAACCCTTCGATCGAGCCCGGCCGCCGTGGAGCGCCATGCTGATCGAGGGCCTCGACGACGGTCGCGCCATCTACGTGGTGAAGACGCATCACAGCATCACGGACGGTCTCGGCGGTATCCAGTTGATGACGCTGCTGCACAGCAGACGTCCCGAGCCGTCACCGGACAAGCCGGACCGCCCGCCACCTCTGCCGGAGCGGATGTCGGGCGGCGGTGCGTTCTTCGAGCAGACGCTCGGGAACGTTCGCCGGGCGCCGGGTCGACTCGGTGGCCTGGTACGCGGCGCCACTCGCACGGCGATCACCGCCGTCACGAACCCGATCGGGGCGGTCACCGACGTCGTCGGTTACGCCAATTCGATCCGCCGGGTGGTCACTCCTCCCCCGGCCACCGGCTCACCGTTGTTGCGAGACCGGGGCCTCGGCCGCTGGTTCGGCGTGCTCGAGGTAGGCGTCGACGAGCTGAGGTCGGCTGCGCACCGAGCGGAAGGATCACTCAACGACGCCTATATCGCTGCCCTGCTGGGTGGATTCCGGCGCTACCACGAGTCCTTCGGCCACGACATCGACACGATCCCGGTCGGCATGCCGGTCAGCCTGCGGGCGGCGTCGGATCCGACCGGAGGGAATCGATTCGCCGCAGCACGCTTTGCGGGACCCGTCGGTGAGGTCGACCCGATCGAGCGGATCAAGAAGGTACGCGCGATCGTCCTCGGTTTACGGCAGGAGCCGGCGCTCGGCCTCCTCGACTCTGCGGCGCCGATTCTGGTTCGGATGCCGACGGTGGTGCTCGCGAATTGGTATCTCTCCCAGTCGAGCGGTCTCGACCTGCAGGCCAGCAACGTCGCCGGTGTACCGGTGCCGGTCTACCTCGCAGGGGCCCGGATAGAGAGGATGTTCCCCTTCGGTCCCGCACCGGGTTGTGCCGTCATGGCCACACTGGTCTCGCACGTCGGCACGTGCTGCATCGGCGTCAATCTCGACACCGCCGCGGTGACCGAACCGGCCCGTTTCATGATGTGCCTACAGGAGAGCCTCGACGACATCGTCGAACTCGGCCGTGGATGA
- a CDS encoding glycerol-3-phosphate 1-O-acyltransferase produces the protein MDEQTTRPRVYLIESMSDIEETTLRAWLDRQDGSDGRPPQAVRVSGDELADVCRREDDPLLVPLRVVWRPRTDQPEGLQRVRESLLRDPLHPGPSMQRKILRREPGRCEVIEGAPAPLSDLRRRLAEKGGGSLPDFVRRQAALTLERAERSLLGTQYKVSRFVVDEMTDTSRFHTVIHELAARLDLPASEVERRARGALDEMVAAQSRRAIALWDQLGRYFSRAYRLDVDTSRLDELRELNKEYSLVFLPSHRSYLDPLVLRPALLANDLPLNHVMGGLNVSFWPIGPISKRSGTVFIRRKFDDDEIYKWSLREYMRYLLTKRFNLEWYIEGGRSRTGKLRPPRFGLLTYLAKAFQSSGMSDVYLIPVSLTYDQLYEVGAMAAEAHGEAKTKEGLRWLVGYVRAQGQRHGVAHVNFGRPMSLAEYLGHEDDLRLAVQKTAFEVSHRINEVTPVTATSLVMLAFLGIEDRALTVPELRAILGPLVDYITVRRLPTAGDVDLTNPEVIRTALRTHLDSGVLRSFDRGSERVFYLGRDQHLVAAFYRNNTIHFLVMRAIAEMVLRAAADQPFGNPLEDGWEEALRIRDLLKFEFFFSDKDAFRDQLRTELEIIDPLWRENMRDPAHAEKLLSTAQIHLAHRVLQPFLEAYAVVSDQLLRTPTDEKFDEKAFITECLSLAEQRRLRQQIGSRESISAELFTTALKLARNRGLVEPGAENLEARRIEFDAEIRTQVDRVLRIRTLAHDTLDQVVGE, from the coding sequence ATGGACGAGCAGACGACACGGCCACGCGTCTACCTCATCGAGTCGATGAGCGACATCGAGGAGACGACCCTGCGCGCGTGGCTGGACCGACAGGACGGAAGCGACGGGCGTCCGCCGCAGGCCGTCCGCGTCTCGGGTGACGAACTCGCCGACGTGTGCCGACGCGAGGACGATCCCCTTCTGGTCCCGCTCCGGGTGGTGTGGCGGCCCAGGACCGACCAGCCCGAGGGCCTGCAGCGGGTGCGGGAGTCGCTTCTGCGTGATCCCCTTCATCCCGGCCCGAGCATGCAGCGCAAGATCCTGCGCCGGGAACCCGGCCGCTGCGAGGTGATCGAAGGCGCCCCGGCCCCCTTGAGCGATCTCCGCCGCCGGCTCGCCGAGAAGGGTGGCGGATCGCTCCCCGACTTCGTACGCCGCCAGGCCGCACTGACCCTCGAGCGTGCCGAACGCTCCTTGCTGGGAACGCAATACAAGGTGTCGCGGTTCGTGGTCGACGAGATGACCGACACCAGCCGGTTCCACACCGTCATCCACGAGCTGGCTGCGCGCCTGGACCTCCCCGCCTCGGAAGTCGAACGTCGCGCTCGGGGCGCCCTCGACGAGATGGTTGCCGCCCAGAGCCGACGCGCGATCGCGTTGTGGGATCAACTGGGCCGCTACTTCTCGCGTGCATACCGCCTCGACGTCGACACCTCGCGTCTCGACGAACTCCGCGAGCTGAACAAGGAATACTCTCTGGTATTCCTGCCCAGCCATCGCTCCTATCTCGATCCTCTGGTGCTGCGTCCCGCTCTCCTCGCGAACGACCTCCCGCTCAATCACGTGATGGGGGGATTGAACGTCAGCTTCTGGCCGATCGGGCCGATCAGCAAGCGCAGTGGCACCGTCTTCATTCGACGCAAGTTCGACGACGACGAAATTTACAAGTGGTCGCTGCGCGAATACATGCGCTACCTGCTCACCAAGCGGTTCAACCTCGAGTGGTACATCGAGGGCGGGCGCAGCCGTACCGGAAAGTTGCGGCCGCCCCGCTTCGGGCTCCTCACCTACTTGGCGAAGGCATTCCAGTCCAGTGGGATGTCCGATGTCTACCTCATTCCGGTCTCCCTCACCTATGACCAGCTGTACGAGGTCGGTGCGATGGCGGCCGAGGCCCACGGTGAGGCCAAGACGAAGGAAGGACTCCGCTGGCTCGTCGGATATGTGCGCGCCCAGGGGCAGCGGCACGGGGTGGCCCATGTCAATTTCGGCCGACCGATGTCGCTGGCGGAGTATCTCGGCCACGAGGACGACCTGCGCCTGGCCGTGCAGAAGACGGCGTTCGAGGTGTCGCACCGCATCAACGAAGTGACACCGGTGACGGCCACGTCGCTGGTGATGCTCGCATTCCTGGGTATCGAGGACCGTGCGCTCACCGTTCCTGAACTACGCGCCATCCTCGGACCGCTCGTCGACTACATCACCGTCCGGCGACTACCGACGGCAGGCGATGTCGACCTCACCAACCCCGAGGTCATTCGCACGGCGCTGCGCACCCACCTCGACTCCGGTGTGCTGCGCAGTTTCGACCGGGGCAGCGAGCGTGTGTTCTACCTCGGGCGGGACCAGCACCTCGTCGCAGCGTTCTACCGCAACAACACCATTCACTTCCTGGTGATGAGAGCCATCGCGGAAATGGTTCTGCGCGCCGCGGCGGACCAGCCGTTCGGAAACCCGCTCGAGGACGGGTGGGAGGAGGCGCTGCGCATCCGTGACCTGCTGAAGTTCGAGTTCTTCTTCAGCGACAAGGACGCCTTCCGCGACCAACTCCGGACCGAACTCGAGATCATCGACCCCCTGTGGCGGGAGAACATGCGTGACCCCGCGCATGCCGAGAAGCTGCTGTCGACAGCGCAGATCCACTTGGCCCACCGCGTCCTGCAACCCTTCCTCGAGGCCTACGCGGTGGTGTCCGATCAGCTGTTACGCACGCCTACCGACGAAAAGTTCGACGAGAAAGCATTCATCACCGAGTGCCTTTCGCTGGCCGAGCAGCGCCGGTTACGCCAGCAGATCGGAAGCCGGGAGTCGATCTCTGCCGAACTCTTCACGACTGCACTGAAATTGGCGCGCAACCGGGGCCTCGTCGAACCAGGTGCGGAGAATCTCGAGGCTCGGCGAATCGAGTTCGACGCCGAGATCCGCACCCAGGTCGACCGGGTCCTGCGCATCCGGACCCTTGCTCACGACACCCTCGACCAGGTGGTGGGTGAGTAG
- a CDS encoding HAD-IB family hydrolase, with protein sequence MTDLRSLHDAIAAAPPGPGTLAAFDLDGTLISGYSASVVYRDRLRRFDISVAELLRTTGAAMETRFRGADVSGLMRIGVQSLAGRMEDEMQEWGQRLFRQEIARMIYSEVRGLLAAHRHAGHQVVMATSATPYQAQSVAEDLAIEDVLCTRPEVLDGMLTGQLASPPLWGPAKAEAVRTYAEQHGADLKSSFAYSNGAEDLPMLTSVGHPVALNPDRKLAATARQNGWPSVNLRPPQSGNDPVSIARTTTAIGALMGAAAFGVSAGLVTRNRQTAANLVGSFGPDIALAICGIGLRVSGKENAEAARPAVFMFNHQSSLDMLVVGSVIRHDVTGVAKKEAARDPRFLPVGALLDVAYIDRSDSAKARAALQPAVEKLHSGISIAIAPEGTRTPTPRLGKFKKGGFHLAISAGVPIVPIVIHNAGELMWRNSLVAHAGTVYVDVLEPVPTDGWDTSDLDKHVEEVRSLFDECLHGGHR encoded by the coding sequence ATGACTGATCTGCGCAGCCTCCACGATGCGATCGCCGCCGCCCCGCCAGGACCCGGAACGCTTGCCGCCTTCGACCTGGACGGGACTCTCATCAGCGGGTATTCGGCCAGTGTGGTCTACCGGGATCGTCTGCGGCGCTTCGACATCAGTGTCGCAGAACTGTTGCGCACCACCGGGGCCGCCATGGAGACCCGATTTCGGGGCGCCGATGTGAGCGGCCTGATGCGTATCGGCGTGCAGAGTCTGGCCGGGCGCATGGAGGACGAAATGCAGGAATGGGGGCAGCGCCTCTTCCGGCAGGAGATTGCCCGGATGATCTACTCGGAGGTCCGCGGGCTACTCGCCGCGCACCGGCACGCGGGACACCAGGTGGTGATGGCCACATCGGCTACTCCCTACCAGGCGCAGTCGGTGGCCGAGGACCTCGCCATCGAGGACGTCCTGTGTACTCGCCCCGAAGTCCTCGACGGCATGCTCACCGGTCAGCTGGCGTCCCCTCCGCTGTGGGGTCCGGCGAAAGCTGAGGCCGTGCGCACGTACGCGGAACAGCACGGCGCAGACCTGAAGAGCAGCTTCGCGTATTCCAACGGTGCCGAGGACCTTCCGATGCTGACGTCGGTGGGTCATCCGGTGGCCCTGAATCCGGATCGGAAGCTGGCGGCCACCGCCCGGCAGAACGGGTGGCCTTCGGTGAATCTGCGGCCACCGCAGAGCGGCAACGACCCGGTGTCGATTGCGCGCACCACCACGGCAATCGGCGCGCTGATGGGCGCCGCCGCGTTCGGTGTCTCGGCCGGTCTGGTAACGAGGAACCGCCAGACCGCCGCCAACCTGGTCGGTAGCTTCGGCCCCGATATCGCCCTGGCAATCTGTGGTATCGGGCTGCGGGTGAGTGGCAAGGAGAACGCCGAAGCCGCACGACCGGCGGTGTTCATGTTCAATCACCAGAGTTCACTCGACATGCTGGTGGTCGGCAGCGTCATCCGTCACGACGTGACCGGTGTCGCCAAGAAGGAAGCCGCACGCGACCCCCGTTTCCTTCCCGTCGGTGCACTGCTCGACGTCGCGTACATCGATCGGTCGGACAGCGCGAAGGCCAGGGCCGCGCTGCAACCGGCGGTGGAGAAGCTGCACTCGGGCATCTCCATCGCCATCGCCCCCGAAGGCACGCGCACCCCCACTCCTCGTCTCGGCAAGTTCAAGAAGGGTGGGTTCCATCTCGCGATCTCGGCTGGGGTGCCGATCGTGCCGATCGTCATCCACAACGCCGGAGAGCTGATGTGGCGTAACTCGCTGGTCGCGCACGCCGGAACCGTCTACGTCGATGTGCTCGAACCCGTCCCCACAGACGGGTGGGATACCTCCGACCTGGACAAACACGTCGAGGAAGTCCGCTCCCTGTTCGACGAGTGCCTGCACGGCGGGCACCGCTGA
- a CDS encoding YciI family protein — MPKFMLLQNYEGGPGCTVPMSDWDPADIKAHIQFQHDLNAELAANGELVDAQGLAGPDAAKRVTFDGRSVPVVTDGPFPETKELLAGYRLIDVESETRALEIAAKASASPGPNGVPIQQPIEVRQVMGAPDTDF, encoded by the coding sequence ATGCCGAAGTTCATGCTGCTGCAGAACTACGAGGGCGGGCCCGGGTGCACGGTGCCGATGAGTGATTGGGATCCGGCCGACATCAAGGCCCATATCCAATTCCAGCACGACCTCAATGCCGAACTCGCCGCCAACGGTGAATTGGTCGACGCGCAGGGCCTCGCCGGGCCCGACGCCGCGAAGCGTGTCACATTCGACGGCAGAAGCGTTCCTGTGGTGACGGACGGCCCGTTCCCCGAAACCAAGGAACTGCTTGCGGGATATCGCTTGATCGATGTGGAGTCCGAAACCCGCGCACTCGAGATCGCCGCGAAGGCCTCGGCCTCACCCGGACCGAACGGTGTCCCCATCCAGCAGCCGATCGAGGTTCGTCAGGTGATGGGCGCGCCGGACACCGACTTCTAG
- a CDS encoding ABC transporter ATP-binding protein yields MRSAPPMSSPEISDSESSLLPRIWALLRPYRGWLVLVGAAIVVSSLLGVVPPFLTRAVFDRALFPTDGSGVHLTLLMWLVLAMIGVTLVSSLISVGQSYLTTKVGNLSMADLRERLFAHLEKMELAFFTSTKTGSIQSRLANDVGGVRSVLTSTASSILSNAVTVAASLIAMVLLSWQLTLLAVALLPGFVYLQRRVGARRRALARKTQESLSDMTAITEEALSVSGVLLTKVFNQSQAELARYRAENARQTELQVRQAMAGQGFFAVVGAFMAITPALVYLLAGYLISGGYGPAISAGTLVAFSTLQARLLQPLVSLMRVTLDVQTSMALFRRIFEYLDLQPAIVDRPDAVALPADSPGKVELDDVSFAYPTPVRLATADPDPVALRSLGRGGVGGGMRGFSAPTTRTPVVADEEVIEPRRPRRWAVAGTSFEIEPGQLAAFVGPSGAGKTTLCYLVPRLYEVDRGAVLVDGYDVRDLTMSSLADAVGMVTQDPYLFHASIADNLRYAKPDATDAELHDAATAANIHHRILAFDNGYDTLVGERGFRLSGGEKQRLAIARVLLKNPRVLILDEATSALDTVSERLVQRALAEVMRGRTTLAIAHRLSTIQHADVIFVIDEGRLVERGTHAELLARQGLYARLHAEQFGGGQVECRCTDGIRFTDGTVLAPSRSREN; encoded by the coding sequence ATGCGCTCCGCCCCGCCGATGTCCTCCCCTGAGATCTCCGACTCCGAGTCTTCGCTGCTGCCCCGGATCTGGGCGCTGCTGCGGCCCTATCGGGGTTGGCTGGTCCTGGTCGGCGCGGCGATCGTCGTGTCGTCACTCCTCGGCGTCGTTCCACCGTTCCTCACCAGGGCAGTCTTCGACCGCGCACTGTTTCCCACCGACGGCAGCGGCGTCCATCTCACGCTGCTGATGTGGCTTGTTCTCGCGATGATCGGGGTGACATTGGTGAGCTCGCTCATCAGCGTCGGCCAGAGCTACCTCACCACCAAGGTCGGCAACCTGTCGATGGCCGATCTGCGCGAGCGGCTCTTCGCGCACCTCGAAAAGATGGAACTGGCCTTCTTCACCTCCACCAAGACCGGGTCGATCCAATCGCGACTGGCCAACGACGTCGGCGGGGTCCGCTCCGTGCTCACCTCCACGGCATCGAGCATCCTGTCCAACGCGGTCACCGTCGCAGCGTCCCTCATCGCGATGGTGTTGTTGTCCTGGCAGTTGACGCTTCTCGCCGTGGCACTGCTACCCGGATTCGTCTACCTCCAGCGCCGCGTCGGCGCCCGGCGGCGGGCGCTGGCCCGAAAAACCCAGGAGTCGCTGTCGGACATGACCGCCATCACCGAAGAAGCACTGAGCGTCTCCGGTGTTCTCCTGACCAAGGTCTTCAACCAGTCGCAGGCCGAACTCGCGCGCTACCGCGCGGAGAACGCCCGGCAGACCGAGCTCCAAGTACGTCAGGCCATGGCAGGCCAGGGATTCTTCGCTGTGGTGGGTGCCTTCATGGCCATCACCCCGGCCCTCGTGTATCTGCTCGCCGGCTATCTGATCAGCGGTGGGTACGGCCCGGCCATTTCGGCAGGGACCCTCGTCGCGTTCTCGACCCTGCAGGCCAGACTGCTGCAGCCGCTTGTGTCACTGATGCGGGTCACGCTCGACGTCCAGACGTCGATGGCGTTGTTCCGCCGCATCTTCGAGTATCTCGATCTGCAGCCGGCGATCGTCGATCGTCCCGACGCCGTCGCGCTACCCGCCGACTCCCCGGGCAAGGTGGAACTCGACGACGTCTCCTTCGCCTACCCCACTCCGGTGCGCCTGGCCACCGCCGACCCGGACCCCGTGGCTCTGCGAAGCCTCGGACGCGGCGGAGTCGGCGGCGGGATGCGCGGCTTCTCGGCCCCGACCACCCGCACCCCCGTAGTGGCCGACGAGGAGGTGATCGAGCCACGCCGCCCTCGACGCTGGGCGGTGGCGGGCACCTCTTTCGAGATCGAGCCGGGTCAACTCGCCGCCTTCGTCGGACCATCGGGCGCGGGTAAAACGACCCTCTGCTACCTGGTACCGCGGCTGTACGAAGTGGACCGCGGCGCCGTCCTCGTCGACGGATACGACGTACGCGACCTGACCATGAGTTCACTTGCCGACGCGGTCGGGATGGTCACCCAGGACCCGTATCTGTTCCACGCCTCCATCGCAGACAACCTGCGATATGCCAAGCCCGACGCCACCGACGCCGAACTGCACGATGCGGCCACCGCCGCCAACATCCACCACCGCATTCTCGCTTTCGACAACGGTTACGACACGCTCGTCGGCGAACGTGGCTTCCGGCTCTCCGGCGGCGAGAAGCAGCGTCTTGCCATCGCACGAGTGCTGCTGAAGAACCCGCGCGTTCTCATTCTCGACGAAGCCACCTCGGCACTCGACACCGTGTCCGAGCGGCTCGTCCAGCGAGCACTCGCCGAGGTGATGCGCGGGCGGACCACACTGGCGATCGCGCACCGGCTCTCCACGATTCAGCATGCCGACGTCATTTTCGTGATCGACGAGGGTCGCCTGGTGGAACGCGGCACCCACGCCGAACTCCTTGCCCGTCAAGGCCTCTACGCGAGACTGCATGCCGAACAGTTCGGCGGCGGCCAGGTGGAGTGTCGCTGCACCGACGGCATTCGATTCACGGACGGCACAGTGCTGGCACCGAGCCGCAGTCGCGAGAACTAG
- a CDS encoding SDR family oxidoreductase, giving the protein MAITTLDGKKCLITGAGSGIGHATALAAAAEGAELFLTDINEVGLAHTVEQVGNQGGTVSFSRALDVSDYDAVTAFAADIHDQFGSLDVVMNVAGISAWGTVENLEHRHWKSMIDVNLMGPIHIIESFVPPMVRAGRGGHLVNVSSAAGLLALPWHAAYSASKFGLRGVSEVLRFDLKRHGIGVSLVVPGAVKTPLVGTVEIAGVDRNDPRIEKAIHRFEKRAVSPEKVASCILTGIKKNRYLVYTSPDIRFGYWWARKFSPPYDFVMQKANDQFSKFL; this is encoded by the coding sequence ATGGCGATCACGACGCTGGACGGCAAGAAGTGCCTGATCACAGGTGCAGGTAGCGGGATCGGGCACGCTACGGCGTTGGCGGCCGCCGCGGAAGGCGCCGAACTCTTTCTCACCGACATCAATGAAGTCGGCTTGGCTCACACGGTGGAGCAGGTTGGCAATCAGGGCGGAACCGTGAGCTTCTCACGAGCGCTCGACGTGTCCGATTACGACGCGGTGACGGCGTTCGCAGCAGATATTCACGATCAATTCGGCAGCCTCGACGTCGTGATGAACGTCGCCGGTATCTCCGCGTGGGGCACGGTCGAAAACCTCGAGCACCGCCACTGGAAGTCGATGATCGACGTCAACCTGATGGGGCCGATCCACATCATCGAAAGCTTCGTCCCTCCGATGGTGCGGGCGGGGCGCGGTGGACACCTTGTCAACGTGTCGTCTGCTGCGGGACTGCTGGCGCTGCCCTGGCATGCCGCTTACAGCGCAAGCAAATTCGGGCTCCGCGGGGTGTCCGAGGTTCTGCGATTCGACCTGAAGCGGCACGGTATCGGCGTCAGTCTCGTGGTTCCGGGTGCCGTGAAGACTCCGCTGGTGGGCACTGTCGAGATCGCTGGAGTGGATCGGAACGACCCGCGGATCGAGAAGGCGATCCACCGATTCGAGAAGCGAGCGGTCAGCCCGGAGAAGGTAGCGTCCTGCATCCTCACAGGAATCAAGAAGAACCGCTATCTGGTGTACACCTCGCCCGACATCCGGTTCGGATACTGGTGGGCCCGTAAGTTCTCGCCGCCGTACGACTTCGTGATGCAGAAGGCCAACGACCAGTTCAGCAAGTTCCTGTAG
- a CDS encoding helix-turn-helix domain-containing protein, whose translation MADFAARLNKLFDTVHPPGRKPHTNAEVASALIADGHQISKPYISQLRSGQRTNPSDETVAAFARFFKVKPEYFFNDIYAAKIDHDLELLSQLQGYGLRKLSSRAFDLSEESQNLLTTMAEKLRASEGLPEVPPDASR comes from the coding sequence ATGGCAGATTTTGCTGCGCGGTTGAACAAGCTCTTCGACACGGTCCACCCTCCGGGACGTAAACCGCACACCAACGCAGAGGTGGCTTCGGCGCTCATTGCCGACGGGCATCAAATCTCGAAGCCCTACATTTCGCAGCTTCGCTCCGGGCAGCGCACAAATCCTTCGGACGAGACCGTCGCGGCATTCGCCCGCTTCTTCAAGGTTAAGCCCGAATATTTCTTCAACGACATCTACGCAGCCAAGATCGACCACGACCTCGAACTCTTGTCGCAGCTCCAGGGCTACGGACTACGCAAACTGTCGAGCCGCGCGTTCGACTTGTCCGAGGAGTCACAGAATCTGCTTACCACGATGGCCGAGAAGCTTCGCGCCAGCGAGGGTCTGCCCGAGGTACCGCCGGACGCGTCCCGGTAG
- a CDS encoding glucose-6-phosphate dehydrogenase translates to MPDRPQLGPTIFVLFGATGDLSKRMVLPAFFQLARSGLLGSRWMLIGTGRGTVTDDHFRAHVRDSLTQFGGGHTDDGWDDFAQRLRFAGGGFTPEDPGTLPSTVQDARDSLGVPDAQLVHYLALPPSTFADTTRALGAHDLARGSRVVYEKPFGTSQSAFRELDAAVHEVLDEKQIYRIDHFLGKESTQNLHILRFANGLIEGVWNREHVEQVQIDIPETLDIDDRARFYDATGAVLDMLVTHLFQVAAEIAMEPPLSLGADDLQSARESVIGAFRPLDPTEVVLGQYEGYRDVDGVADDSETETFVAARLWVDTDRWRGVPFLLRTGKMLGVAKQRVSLVFRTPEGPLSDIPPDGAVLTFDLSGDGEIDMSMVVKEPGPDDELSVGHLSLPLDTMPLGHALAPYSRLILDVLHGDRSLFTRPDGLAHVWDVADPLLNRPPAVKLYPGGSMGPPEADKLASPCGWLVTQSTG, encoded by the coding sequence ATGCCTGACAGACCGCAGCTCGGTCCCACGATTTTCGTGCTCTTCGGCGCCACCGGGGACCTGTCCAAACGGATGGTGCTCCCGGCCTTCTTCCAGCTCGCACGATCAGGTCTTCTCGGTTCTCGATGGATGTTGATCGGCACCGGGCGGGGCACGGTCACCGATGATCACTTCCGGGCCCACGTGCGGGACTCCCTCACCCAGTTCGGCGGCGGGCACACCGACGACGGCTGGGACGACTTCGCGCAGCGCCTGCGATTCGCCGGTGGCGGTTTCACGCCCGAAGACCCCGGGACGCTACCGAGCACCGTGCAGGACGCGCGGGATTCGCTCGGCGTTCCCGACGCTCAACTCGTCCACTATCTGGCACTTCCCCCGAGCACCTTCGCCGACACCACACGAGCTCTCGGCGCGCACGACCTGGCGCGCGGTTCCCGGGTCGTCTACGAAAAGCCGTTCGGTACCTCACAATCCGCTTTCCGTGAACTCGACGCCGCAGTACACGAGGTTCTCGACGAGAAGCAGATCTATCGCATCGACCATTTCCTCGGCAAGGAAAGCACCCAGAATCTGCACATCCTGCGATTTGCCAACGGGTTGATCGAGGGAGTCTGGAACCGCGAACACGTCGAACAGGTCCAGATCGACATCCCCGAAACCTTGGACATCGACGACCGCGCCCGCTTCTACGACGCCACCGGTGCGGTCCTCGACATGCTCGTGACTCACCTGTTCCAGGTCGCTGCGGAGATCGCGATGGAGCCGCCCCTGAGCCTGGGCGCCGACGACCTCCAGTCTGCACGCGAATCGGTGATCGGAGCGTTCCGCCCGCTCGACCCCACCGAAGTGGTCCTCGGCCAGTACGAGGGATACCGAGACGTCGACGGTGTCGCCGACGATTCGGAGACGGAAACTTTCGTCGCCGCACGGTTGTGGGTCGACACCGACCGCTGGCGGGGTGTGCCGTTCCTGCTTCGGACGGGCAAGATGCTGGGCGTCGCGAAGCAACGCGTGAGCCTGGTGTTCCGGACCCCGGAAGGCCCTCTTTCCGACATCCCACCGGACGGCGCCGTGCTGACCTTCGATCTGTCCGGGGACGGCGAGATCGACATGTCGATGGTGGTCAAGGAGCCCGGTCCCGACGACGAACTGTCGGTGGGCCACCTGAGTCTTCCTCTCGACACGATGCCACTCGGCCATGCTCTCGCACCGTATTCGCGCCTGATCCTGGACGTACTGCACGGCGACCGGTCACTCTTCACCCGTCCGGACGGGCTTGCCCACGTCTGGGACGTCGCAGACCCGTTGCTGAACAGGCCGCCCGCCGTCAAGCTGTATCCGGGGGGATCCATGGGACCGCCGGAGGCCGACAAGCTCGCCTCGCCGTGTGGATGGCTGGTCACGCAGTCGACCGGATGA